The Rhea pennata isolate bPtePen1 chromosome 23, bPtePen1.pri, whole genome shotgun sequence genomic interval TTTGGGATCCCCCTCACTGGGGGGCAAAGCAGAGGGAGCTTTATCTTCCTGTCAGGGCAGGAGAACTGTGATGAGGCTACTGCTACAAACTGGTAGACACactgagaatattttatttcaatcattgagaaaaagcttaaaatcaAGAGATTAGCCTCGATCTAGAACGGCGGCTACTCTCACTTCCTCAGCACTGCTCCAAGCCAGAGCTTGGATCACACTAGCAAAGAACTGCATCCAACACTGCTGATTTCAGCACGCTTTAATGGGTGAGTTACAGGTGTCAACCTCTAATCCAAGGAGAATTATCAAAAACTGCTCTAAAACTGAGAGATGAGTGCATAGTTGAGCTAATATTTACACCAAGAAGCTGTCTGTTCCTTCCCCAGGAAAGAGAATGCAGAGCCTGCTGTCAGGCACACAGCGTCCCCAACGTCCCCAGCGTCCTCCCCAGCGAGGGCATCAAAGGTCTCTCTGGCTGCCTTCTCCTCATCAGCACTTCAACAAGGAGTGCTGCCAGGCAAACAGCTGGGTTTGATTGCCGGGAGGCTGGAATAGAGCTTGTTTTCCTCACAGGGCTCAGTAAAAGATACCCTTTTTGGAGCACCGTAACAAAAGCACCTGCAAacagggcagccctggccctTTAGTTCATTGCACTCAGCTGGATGCCTCCATCTCAATTTCTTCATCGATCGGTTGGGTCTGCACTTCTACCTTCTTCGGGGGGATGTAAGATCCCAtcccagctgctctctctgcctcctcctggGTGTACGGCTCCTCACTCAGCTGTTTCaacctgaaaagaaagcagaaatgactGTGAAACTACCTATGCCAGTCCTAATCTTCAACTGAATCTCCCTAAAACaagccaccccccccccagactGGCCCAGAACTGACACAACCAGCCTCACCCTGGTAAAGCTGGagacagcacagagcactggggctgcagccccagctccGGGGGTGGGAACAGGACTCACGTGGGTGGCTCACGGACCACAGGGGCCTCCCTTACCTTTTCTTGTGCACCTTGGACCTGAAGTGCTCTTTCATGCTGGTCAGATCCACGAAATAGCGCCTAAACGGGGGAAAACTGAAGGTCAGAGGACCCCAAGCCGCCCTGGCCAAGGGGCCAGTCCACCCGGCGGTGAGAGCAGCTCCCCCACAACCAGCCCGCCCTGGGCCGGGCAACCTCCATCCtctcccgggacaaactaccCGGGGACCGAgcagtgcccccccccccccccgccgttaTCCCGCCGGTGACGCACGCGCAGTGCAGGCAGTAGAACTGGGCGCAGCCCGGCAGGTCGGGGTCAGGCTCCTGCCGCAGCAGCTTGGCGGCGACCTCGGGCCGCAGATCCGCGTGGATCTCGTCCAGGTCGCGGCGGCGCCGCTTCGCCTTGGCCTGGCGGCCCAGGGTGCGGGCGCGGTGCGCGCCCGTGCGGCGGCTGCTCCGCGGCGAcatggcggcggcgcccggcgcgcaATGATGACGTCAACACGCCGCGCCGCAcggcggggagggagggcggggaggcggcaggccccgcccccggcgcgcaGGCCCCGCCCACCGGCACAGGCCCCGCCCCACCCACGCGGGTCCCGCTCCCCCGCGGCCCGTCGCgctcccccgcggccgcggcgccggggccgctggacccccggcccggctcccttcccgcccccccgcgcccggcggtTGCTCGTGCAGCATGGCCGACCCCGGGAGGCCTGTTCCACCCCCAAACCCCATGGCTTCCCCCAAGATTTGGCCCCACCCGGGGCATCGTGGCCTGACCGAAGCGCCGCACCGTCCCGGGGGACGGTCTGGGGCGAGCGGCACGGGAGCATCCCCTCCCACTACCCCGGGGGGGCCCGGCCTGCAGGCGAGGGGTGaccccggggccggcgctgctCCAACCACTGCTGCCACgagctgggctgggctcagCAGGCCGGGCCCTGCCGGAGCCGGGGCCAAGGCGGCCCAAAGCCGCCGCGGCGCTTATCGGGTgcccccgcggagccccgggcAGAGGTGCCGTGTCGGCCCACCGGCCCCCAGCGATCGCCTTACCGCCCGCCCCGGGAATCAATAATCCATGGGGAGCCgtggcgcggcggggagggggccgcgccgcgTCCCTTGCGCCCGCTCTCGGCGCCGGGGCCCAGGGCTGGCCCCAGGGAGGTGGGGGACCTCGCTGGGTGAGGGTCCCGGTGGTGTGTGTGGGGGCGTCAGGGGCTGTGCAGGAGGTTTGGGGGTGGCTGGAGTGGCCCCCTCCGCTctgcccccccggcccggcaccAGCCCGGCTCGGGTTCCTCTTTGTGCAGCCAAGGCGGCTCCTGCAATTTTAATGAAGACATCGGATCCCCAGGGCAGCGTGGGGccaggatggggggggggacccATGCCCCTGCCACCCCCCACGCCAGCCCCACGGGGGTGGCAGCCCGGCCCCAGCGACAGGCACGCGGGGCTCCCCGGCACCTGGGCGACTGGCCGGCACCTGAGCCCATCACCATGACTCAGGCCTTCTGGAGGCTCTACAAGTCCAAAGTGCTGCAGACGCTGGGTGGCGAGCAGGCGGACGAGGAGGTAGGGCCAGTGCCGTGGGGCTGCGTGGGGACCCCAAAGCGGGGGTCCCCTCCCCCCGCCTTCCACCCCTGCCTCTGGGCTGCGTTTCAGGCGGAGCCCCCCGAGCTGATGGAGACGGCAGAGCCGCCGGTGCTGGCGGAGGAGGCAGCCAGCCCCGTGGCCCAGCTGGCGCGCAAGGTGAGGgctggggcgcggggccgcggcgccccgaggccgcggcgaggggctgccgggccgggTGAGTGGCGCCGTGCCTCGTCCGCAGGTCCAGGGCGTGGGAGCCAAGGGCTGGCGCACGCTCTCGTCCCTCTTCGGCCGCGAGGACGAACACCAGCTGCTCGGCCCGGAGCCCTGCACCGACCAGTAAGTCGCACCCCGCGCGCTGCCCCTGGGCACCCCGGGCTCAGCCCCCCAGCCGGGGCCACGCTCGGTCCCACGTCCTGGCGGGACGCTCCAGCACGTCCCCCTGCTCCGTATGGCTCAAGTCGTGCATCCGTCCCGTGGCCCGCGGGCTCCGTCCCCTGCCAAAGACCGAGGGGTCGGAGAAGCTTTGCTGGGAGAAACCGAGGGTTGAAGGTGAtggagaggggggaagagaggggtCTCCACCGTCGTCCCCGCAGTCGGGTCCCAGCGCCCTTCTCCGGCCCTGGGACCCTGGTCCCCACGTGCCGACCGCCCCCTCGCTCTCCCCCCAGCCCGCTGGCCACTTCGCCGGCCGAGCTGCCCCCCGCCAAGGCGCCCGGCTTCTGGGACCTCTTCGCTAGCAAGTGGCATCAGGCTTCGGCGTCGGACGAGCCGGAGCCGGGCGAGAGCCCCGGGGAGCCCGGCGACCCCGCCGGCGACGGCGGCTCCTGCGCCAGCCTGGGCAGCGACCTGCGCCAGCCGGAGGAAGGCGCCTTCAGGTGGGGTTTCCTGGCTGGAAAGCTTGCCGAGATCCGGAATAAAAATGCTCCCAAGGGCAATTAAAGGAGGAGCCGCCCGGAAGGACTTTCTCCAGCAGCGCGGGCAGCCTCTGCAGCGCAGCGCCCGTCCCCGGGCCAGAGCATCCCCCCGCGCTCGCTTCGCAGCCTGCTCTGGACCCAGCCTGTCCCCTTTCCCCGATGCTGTTTTTACCCCAGGATAAGGGAGCTGGGTAACTCCGTGGCAGGTGTTTGCAGTGAGTTTTGGTGGGTCTCTGCCTGCATGGAGGTGTCTGCACTAAAGACCTTGCGGTGCCCCTTTTTCCCGAGCCGTGTGGAGCTTTCTTCACCCCTGCCTGCAGCCGTCTCTCCGGGGCTGTTTGAAGCCCGCTGGGCTCTGCCCGCCCCAGCACAGCCACCCCAGGGGGTTTGCCACAGGGAAACCCTCCAGGGAGCCGGGTCTGTCCTGGCCAGGGCAatgggaagggagggggagcGGCCCCTGCACCCCACGAGCCCGCGCCCTGCAGAAACCGCACGCATAGCCAAGCTAGAAAACTAGCCAGGTTTATTTGGCACCACCCTGATCCCACATAGCCCTTCTCCCTTTGGATCCGGTGAGactggagggaaggggacgAGCCGGGCACTGCCGCAGCGGGGGGCTCGGGCTCTGCCCGCCACCCAGACCGTGCCTGGCTCCGCAACGGAGGAGTTGTGCAGCCAACAAGGGTGCTGCCCTCTCCCGCAGGAGTTGGGGAGCACCAAGGAGAGGCCGAAGGAGGACCTGGGGGGGAAACCAGCCCTCCAGGGGGTCACCCACTGGGGATCCTTCTTCCCTTGGACACCCCCACCAACCTCATCCGAGCATCCGCACCCCAAAATACAGTCCTTTCCGAGCTCAGACCAGTCTGCAAGAGCATGAAACCATCTGCCCGCTCGTCCTCAGCCAACAGGGTCCAGCCCacagtgcctcagtttccccctgGGTAGACCTGGTGTCTCtcccagccagcagcagccccacacCAAGGTCTGGGCTGCGTCCGGCGGCAGGGCcagcgcggggctgcccggggtCTCCCCGTCCCCGGTTGGGACGTGTCTTCAGACCGTGGACTCCTTGGCGGCCGCCCAGGCTCGCTGGCAGCCGTAGAGCCACTTGATAACGCGGGCGTTGCGCTCCACGACGGAGACGGCGGAGCAGAGCCTGGCGTCCGGCTCCTCCTCGCCCGGCTCCGCGTCCTCCCCGCTGCTCCACGACGCCCGGCCGGGCTCCGACTCGCACGAGCCCGCCGGCCGGGCGGAGGCGGCATCCCAGCCCGCCGGCCCGAAGCgctcctgccccagcacctCCACGAGCGCCCGGTCCAGGCCGCAGTAGTTGAAGAACCGCTCCTTCTCCGAGAGCGGCAGGGAGACGCGGAGCCCCAGCTCCTGCttggcggggccgggggaggccggggccggCACGCGGCCGCTCGCGCCCTGCGTCCTCGCCTCCTCTTTCTCCGCGGGCACCCACAGCATGGGGGTTTGGGGGCTCGggcgcgccgccggcccctcgcCCACCCCCCTGGCCGCGGGCGAGCCGGGGGGCTTGTCTCTGAGGGGCCCCTGGAAAAGGCGCCGCACCAGGCCGTAGCCCTTGGCGTTCTCCTTGTTCACGACCGGGCAGTCCCGTTTCTGCCGGTAAATGATGAGCGAGTCGGGTCTCAGCAGGCGCTTGCCGCTGCCTCCCCTCCGGGACACGGGGGACTGCGGGCACGGCAGCTTCCTGGGGCCGTCCCGGCTCGGGTctgagccctggcagagctCGTTGCGCTGCTGGAGAGCGAGGAGGCGCCGGCCGCGCGGGGAGAGCCGGGGCGAGCAGCCCAGCAGCGCCGGCTCCTGCCGGCTGTTGATGACCTGCTGGGATTTGACGTATTTGGCCTTGTCGGCTTCCAGGCGCTCCACGGCGCTGGGCGCgcggcccccgctgcccccctgCATCTGCTCCCGCAGGTAGCCGGGGCCGCGGTTCAGCAAGCCCAGGGGCGAGAGGCGCCGGCCGGGGGCCACCAGCCGCATGTTGCCGGAGGCGCACGCCGCCAGC includes:
- the C23H1orf232 gene encoding uncharacterized protein C1orf232 homolog, encoding MTQAFWRLYKSKVLQTLGGEQADEEAEPPELMETAEPPVLAEEAASPVAQLARKVQGVGAKGWRTLSSLFGREDEHQLLGPEPCTDHPLATSPAELPPAKAPGFWDLFASKWHQASASDEPEPGESPGEPGDPAGDGGSCASLGSDLRQPEEGAFRWGFLAGKLAEIRNKNAPKGN
- the FAM110D gene encoding protein FAM110D → MVPLGSPPLAACASGNMRLVAPGRRLSPLGLLNRGPGYLREQMQGGSGGRAPSAVERLEADKAKYVKSQQVINSRQEPALLGCSPRLSPRGRRLLALQQRNELCQGSDPSRDGPRKLPCPQSPVSRRGGSGKRLLRPDSLIIYRQKRDCPVVNKENAKGYGLVRRLFQGPLRDKPPGSPAARGVGEGPAARPSPQTPMLWVPAEKEEARTQGASGRVPAPASPGPAKQELGLRVSLPLSEKERFFNYCGLDRALVEVLGQERFGPAGWDAASARPAGSCESEPGRASWSSGEDAEPGEEEPDARLCSAVSVVERNARVIKWLYGCQRAWAAAKESTV
- the ZNF593 gene encoding zinc finger protein 593; protein product: MSPRSSRRTGAHRARTLGRQAKAKRRRRDLDEIHADLRPEVAAKLLRQEPDPDLPGCAQFYCLHCARYFVDLTSMKEHFRSKVHKKRLKQLSEEPYTQEEAERAAGMGSYIPPKKVEVQTQPIDEEIEMEASS